One window from the genome of Zerene cesonia ecotype Mississippi chromosome 1, Zerene_cesonia_1.1, whole genome shotgun sequence encodes:
- the LOC119830967 gene encoding beta-lactamase-like protein 2 homolog, producing the protein MASVIPAVSRLSNRIIRILGCNPGPMTLQGTNTYLIGTGKNRILLDTGDKDVPEYQKNLSEVVSSEQVNIEHIIVTHWHHDHIGGLENIFGTIAKNPKIWKHKRDTNDAADSDIPTIKMNWLTDGQEIKVEGATLKIHHTPGHTTDHVVLTLLEENILFSGDCILGEGTAVFEDLFTYMKSLNRILELQPGVIYPGHGNIVEEPLEKIRYYIAHRNQREEQIYQTLKNNADKQLNEMDLVKMIYTETPEHLWPAAAYNVNHHLTKLTKENKIKSINIDGESKWQYIPIQSNL; encoded by the exons ATGGCTTCAGTAATACCGGCAGTTTCACGATTgtcaaatagaataattagAATACTGGGTTGCAATCCAGGACCTATGACTTTACAAGGTACAAATACGTATTTGATCGGCACCGGAAAGAA tCGAATTCTCTTGGACACTGGGGATAAAGATGTTCCAGAATACCAGAAAAACTTATCAGAAGTTGTTAGTTCAGAGCAAGTAAATATTGAGCACATAATTGTTACACATTGGCATCATGATCATATTGGTGgcttggaaaatatttttgggaCTATTGCAA AAAATCCAAAAATCTGGAAGCATAAGAGGGATACTAATGATGCAGCAGATTCAGATATACCCACCATTAAAATGAACTGGCTCACTGATGGACAGGAGATCAAGGTAGAGGGAGCTACTCTCAAAATACACCATACACCAGGTCACACCACAGACCATGTCGTCCTTACATTATtggaagaaaatattttgttcagtGGTGACTGTATTCTTGGTGAAGGCACTGCTGTTTTTGAAGATCTATTCACATATATGAAGAGTTTGAATAGAATATTGGAATTGCAACCTGGTGTTATCTATCCAGGCCATGGGAACATTGTGGAG GAACCTTTGGAAAAAATACGATATTATATAGCTCATAGGAATCAAAGAGAAGAGCAAATATACCAGACTCTCAAGAACAATGCAGATAAACAACTGAATGAAATGGATTTAGTCAAGATGATCTATACAGAGACACCAGAACACCTGTGGCCTGCGGCAGCTTATAATGTAAACCACCACTTAACAAAGTTGACTaaagaaaataagataaaatcaatcaatattgATGGTGAAAGTAAATGGCAGTATATTCCTATACAAagtaatttatga
- the LOC119836950 gene encoding NADH dehydrogenase [ubiquinone] flavoprotein 1, mitochondrial-like: protein MAGALARIVQGTKSHLGPLVSISNGSVRFQSQGKTKFGPLADSDRIFTNLYGRHDWRLKGALARGDWYMTKNILEKGTDWIVNELKTSGLRGRGGAGFPTGMKWSFMNKPSDGRPKYLVVNADEGEPGTCKDREIMRHDPHKLIEGCLIAGRAMGAQAAYIYIRGEFYNEASNLQVAIAEAYQAGLIGKNACNSGYDFDVFVHRGAGAYICGEETALIESIEGKQGKPRLKPPFPADVGLFGCPTTVNNVETIAVSPVSCGNSSKIKRLLDTLTNTCNVCGSQAHFGMNWTKAILSYVGS from the exons ATGGCTGGGGCTTTGGCGAGAATTGTTCAGGGGACAAAATCTCACCTAG GACCTCTGGTGAGCATCAGCAATGGGTCGGTTCGGTTTCAAAGCCAAGGCAAAACTAAATTTGGTCCCTTGGCGGACTCGGACAGAATTTTCACGAATCTTTATGGGCGCCATGATTGGAGACTAAAGGGTGCCTTGGCCCGTGGAGATTGgtatatgacaaaaaatatacttgaaAAAGGAACTGACTGGATCGTTA ATGAGCTTAAAACATCTGGTCTTCGTGGTCGCGGAGGTGCTGGTTTTCCAACTGGCATGAAGTGGTCCTTCATGAACAAGCCATCAGATGGTCGACCGAAATATCTTGTTGTGAATGCCGATGAAGGAGAACCAGGCACCTGTAAGGACAGGGAGATTATGCGTCATGATCCCCACAAGTTGATTGAGGGATGCCTGATTGCTGGACGAGCTATGGGGGCACAAGCGGCATATATTTACATCCGAGGAGAGTTTTACAATGAGGCCAGCAATTTACAAGTTGCCATTGCAGAG GCATACCAAGCGGGTCTGATCGGCAAGAACGCCTGCAACTCTGGGTATGACTTCGACGTGTTCGTGCACCGCGGCGCCGGCGCGTACATCTGCGGCGAGGAGACGGCCCTCATCGAGTCCATTGAGGGCAAGCAGGGCAAGCCCCGTCTCAAGCCTCCGTTCCCTGCTGATGTGGGCCTATTCGGCTGCCCCACTACTGTGAACAATGTGGAGACCATCGCTGTATCACCTGTAAGTTGTGGGAATTCttccaaaataaaaagattactTGATACATTAACCAATACGTGTAATGTATGTGGTAGTCAAGCAcacttcggcatgaattgg ACGAAAGCTATCCTGTCCTATGTCGGGTCTTAA
- the LOC119837049 gene encoding NADH dehydrogenase [ubiquinone] flavoprotein 1, mitochondrial-like, with the protein MYCKCSGALRRAAPAPCRPRAPDGGGWPAPSGAGVARRPTLLRVVRNDRQVRLIAFPLPFPLPLPFPFPLPRQRELRREPMRSTICRRGGAWFASFGRPRNSGTKLFNISGHVNTPCTVEEEMSIPLKELIERHAGGVCGGWDNLLAIIPGGSSTPLIPKDVCETVLMDFDGLVAAQTSLGTAAIIVMDRSTDIVKAIARLIMFYKHESCGQCTPCREGVSWMNKIIYRFVDGNASPKEIDMLWEISKQIEGHTICALGDGAAWPVQGLIRHFRPELERRMQEYQMTHGPSKAERLY; encoded by the exons ATGTACTGCAAATGTTCCGGAGCGTTGCGGCGGGCGGCGCCGGCCCCGTGCAGGCCACGCGCTCCGGACGGCGGCGGCTGGCCCGCGCCGTCCGGAGCAGGGGTTGCGCGCCGACCGACGCTACTGCGAGTCGTTCGTAATGACAGACAAGTGAGACTGATAGCGTTCCCGCTCCCGTTCCCGCTCCCGCTCCCGTTCCCGTTCCCGCTCCCTCGGCAGCGGGAGCTCCGGCGAGAGCCGATGCGAAGC aCGATCTGTCGTCGCGGCGGTGCTTGGTTCGCCTCATTCGGCCGGCCACGTAACTCTGGCACCAAGCTGTTCAATATCTCCGGCCATGTCAACACGCCGTGCACTGTCGAGGAGGAGATGAGCATCCCACTGAAGGAGCTGATCGAGAGACACGCTGGTGGGGTGTGTGGAGGCTGGGACAACTTGCTGGCCATCATACCCGGGGGCTCCTCTACCCCCCTTATACCAAAAGA TGTATGTGAGACGGTGCTAATGGACTTCGACGGGCTGGTAGCCGCCCAAACGTCTCTCGGCACAGCGGCCATCATAGTGATGGACCGTTCCACGGACATAGTGAAGGCGATCGCGCGCCTGATAATGTTCTACAAGCACGAGTCGTGCGGCCAGTGCACCCCGTGCCGGGAGGGCGTGTCGTGGATGAACAAGATTATATACCG ATTCGTCGACGGTAATGCTTCACCCAAAGAAATAGACATGCTTTGGGAGATTTCTAAACAAATTGAAg GACATACAATTTGCGCCCTTGGAGACGGTGCAGCGTGGCCGGTACAAGGTTTAATCAGACATTTTAGACCAGAATTGGAGAGACGTATGCAAGAATACCAGATGACCCATGGACCTAGCAAAGCCGAACGTCTCTACTAG